Proteins from a single region of Paraflavitalea devenefica:
- a CDS encoding RNA polymerase sigma factor, translating to MITDYRSLTDADLFQLLKQDDMQAFEEIYERYFIRLLNSSYKRIHSREDALEMVQDIFVQLYLKRTQVGHTWNLPGYLQMMLKNKIIDRFREQLSRKRHYHYLQQAQPVAVQETPEANMDGKLLEEKIRAVIEQLPEKSREVFILSRANNLSHQAIAERMNISVSTVEKHIGKVLKMLRQEVAGFHINSWLLICYSLFKTTCLFMPHYKLPATF from the coding sequence ATGATCACTGATTATAGGAGCCTTACTGATGCAGACTTGTTTCAGTTGCTGAAGCAGGATGATATGCAGGCGTTTGAGGAAATCTACGAACGCTACTTCATAAGGCTGTTGAACAGTTCCTATAAGCGTATTCATTCCAGGGAAGATGCCTTGGAAATGGTACAGGACATATTTGTTCAATTATACCTGAAGCGGACGCAGGTAGGGCATACCTGGAATTTGCCCGGCTACCTGCAAATGATGCTGAAGAATAAAATTATTGACCGGTTCCGGGAGCAGTTATCCCGTAAAAGACATTATCATTACCTGCAGCAGGCACAGCCGGTAGCAGTACAGGAAACCCCTGAAGCCAATATGGATGGGAAGCTACTGGAAGAAAAGATAAGGGCGGTTATTGAACAGTTGCCGGAAAAAAGCAGGGAAGTGTTTATCTTAAGCCGCGCCAATAATTTGTCGCATCAGGCCATTGCCGAAAGAATGAATATCTCCGTAAGTACCGTAGAGAAGCATATCGGTAAAGTTTTAAAAATGCTGCGGCAGGAAGTGGCAGGTTTTCACATCAATAGCTGGTTGCTTATTTGTTATAGCTTATTCAAGACGACCTGTTTATTTATGCCGCATTATAAGCTTCCTGCAACTTTTTAA
- a CDS encoding RagB/SusD family nutrient uptake outer membrane protein, with product MKMLFQQTGRSLLGCLLLMAGLVSCKKEEDLLNPAPQTSIIDASAFDTPERVLGLVNGMYASIKDPQFHGGKYVMYGDFRGEEFLNRTANIFTGYDTWGHTLNSSSNEVQNLWTAAYTAINSANVFLKGLNDNISKVDATLAKQYTAEAKFVRAFSYFCLVTLYAKPFVADNGASKALPLRLQAETSTANNDLARSTVAEVYTQILKDLNEAETGLPLMYATDLLNTTRAHRNTAIALKTRVYLNMGQYDKVIEEGSKIVSVAAPFKAGSGVQHQLQSDIAVVFSSNYTTTESVFSMPMTDLNSSTGQNALGYIFNAAPTGNSEYSVNPSGIMGNAEWKATDKRKSFLGASGTATFLKKYNKPSPYTDYVPVIRYSEVLLNYAEAAAKTNDLPMAVALLSAVRNRSDPSYVFTPDKTGTSEALVSTIWIERRIEFLGEGFRSNDLLRNLLTIPAKGSSSLTSPAVSPSQEAYIFPLPNSEILTNKLLLK from the coding sequence ATGAAGATGCTTTTCCAACAAACAGGCCGCTCACTGCTGGGATGCCTGTTATTAATGGCGGGACTTGTTTCCTGCAAAAAGGAAGAAGACCTGTTGAACCCTGCTCCTCAAACATCTATTATTGATGCCAGCGCCTTTGACACGCCCGAACGGGTATTGGGCCTGGTGAATGGCATGTATGCCAGTATAAAAGATCCGCAGTTCCACGGAGGCAAGTATGTAATGTATGGCGACTTCAGGGGTGAAGAGTTCCTGAACCGCACCGCCAATATTTTCACCGGTTATGATACCTGGGGACATACATTAAACTCCAGCTCGAATGAAGTACAAAATTTATGGACAGCAGCTTATACGGCCATCAATAGCGCCAATGTATTCCTGAAGGGGCTGAACGATAATATTTCCAAGGTAGATGCCACGCTGGCCAAACAATACACAGCAGAAGCAAAGTTTGTACGCGCCTTCAGTTATTTCTGCCTGGTTACTTTATATGCAAAACCTTTTGTGGCAGATAACGGAGCTTCCAAAGCATTGCCGTTACGCTTACAGGCAGAAACTTCTACCGCGAACAATGACCTGGCCCGGAGCACGGTGGCAGAGGTATATACACAGATATTGAAAGACCTCAACGAAGCAGAGACCGGTCTGCCGTTGATGTATGCTACCGATCTGCTAAATACGACAAGAGCGCACAGAAACACGGCCATTGCACTGAAAACAAGGGTGTACCTGAATATGGGTCAATACGATAAGGTAATAGAAGAAGGATCAAAGATAGTGAGCGTCGCAGCTCCCTTTAAAGCCGGCAGTGGCGTACAACACCAATTACAAAGTGACATCGCTGTAGTATTTTCCTCTAATTATACGACTACGGAATCTGTTTTTTCTATGCCCATGACAGACCTGAATTCCTCCACCGGGCAAAATGCCCTGGGCTATATTTTTAATGCTGCGCCTACGGGCAATTCAGAATACAGCGTGAATCCTTCCGGAATTATGGGTAATGCAGAATGGAAGGCAACGGATAAACGAAAAAGCTTTTTAGGGGCTTCCGGAACGGCTACTTTTTTAAAGAAGTATAATAAGCCTTCGCCCTATACGGACTACGTGCCGGTAATAAGGTATAGCGAGGTGCTGTTGAATTATGCAGAGGCAGCCGCCAAAACCAACGACCTTCCAATGGCAGTAGCATTGTTATCGGCCGTACGAAACCGGTCGGACCCGTCGTATGTATTCACACCCGATAAGACAGGAACATCTGAAGCCCTGGTGAGTACGATATGGATCGAAAGAAGGATCGAGTTCCTGGGCGAAGGCTTCCGGTCGAACGACCTGCTGCGTAACCTGCTTACCATTCCCGCCAAAGGGAGCAGCAGCCTTACTTCGCCCGCAGTTTCCCCATCACAGGAAGCGTATATCTTTCCGCTTCCCAATTCTGAGATCCTCACGAATAAGTTATTGTTGAAGTAA
- a CDS encoding zinc-dependent metalloprotease, protein MNHYAVIKKIFLWLAIPLLWLPAWAQTSITATTTGMQHLPGFLPLYWDAKKGKIWLEINKWDTEILYYASLATGVGSNDIGLDRGRIGPSHVIVFRRSGNKVLMTEPNYDYRAISDNNMERQAVEESFAQSVHWGFDIVAEENDRALVDATSFFMQDVVGAAQAITRLKQGNYKIDPQRSAFYLPRTKNFPLNTEIEVTTTLVGEMPGDYLREVTPSPQAVTIRQHYSFVQLPDSNYTPRAFDPRAGVGSISFFDYATPVSEPIIKQFIRRHRLEKKDPSAAISEAVKPIVYYVDGGAPEPIRTALMEGTAWWAQAFEAAGFKNAFQVKVLPPDADPMDIRYNVVQWVHRSTRGWSYGGGITDPRTGEIIKGKVTLGSLRVRQDFLIAQGLIADFEEGKPLSPAIMDLCMARMRQLAAHEVGHTLGLPHNYIASVINRASVMDYPHPLVKTDKDGHLDLSDAYAKGIGEWDKVAITLAYRQFTPGSDEAKELNKLVKDYMAAGLQFLTDQDARPPGSAHPGTHLWDNGTNAIDELNRVMKIRATVLNTFSEKKIPAGAPLATLEEVLVPMYLFHRYQAEATAKVLGGVSYTYALRGDGQTPNSIVPAKEQWRALDALLATLQPASLSLPPGVIALIPPRPFGYAANPRETFKRYTGMTFDPLSPAEAVAAMTLGLILHPERAARIVGHHALYPGLPALDKVIDQVVNATWKATAQPGYAGEIQRVVNYQVLQQLMKLCANKNAAGQVRAIAALKIKELQQWMTSVPAKDIDWKAHYLFALTQIKSFEEKPDDLTLFAPLTAPDGAPIGSAEEEIIH, encoded by the coding sequence ATGAATCATTATGCAGTAATAAAAAAGATTTTTTTATGGCTGGCAATACCACTGCTATGGCTGCCCGCATGGGCACAAACCTCCATTACAGCTACCACTACAGGTATGCAGCATTTGCCCGGCTTCCTCCCCTTGTACTGGGATGCCAAAAAAGGGAAGATATGGCTGGAGATCAACAAATGGGATACAGAGATCCTCTATTATGCTTCTCTCGCTACAGGAGTAGGCTCCAATGATATTGGACTGGACAGGGGTAGAATAGGGCCTTCCCATGTTATTGTTTTCCGGCGCTCCGGCAACAAGGTATTAATGACAGAACCCAACTACGATTACCGGGCCATTAGTGATAATAATATGGAAAGGCAGGCCGTGGAAGAATCCTTTGCGCAGTCAGTACACTGGGGATTTGATATAGTGGCAGAAGAAAACGACCGTGCACTGGTAGACGCTACTTCCTTTTTTATGCAGGATGTTGTGGGGGCTGCCCAGGCCATCACCCGGTTAAAACAGGGTAATTATAAAATAGACCCGCAGCGTAGCGCTTTTTACCTGCCACGCACCAAAAATTTCCCACTTAATACGGAAATTGAAGTGACCACTACCCTGGTGGGCGAAATGCCCGGCGATTACCTGCGCGAAGTAACGCCCAGCCCCCAAGCGGTTACCATCCGGCAGCATTATTCTTTTGTACAGTTGCCCGACAGCAATTACACACCAAGGGCTTTTGATCCGCGGGCCGGTGTAGGGTCGATTAGCTTCTTCGATTATGCTACTCCGGTAAGTGAGCCGATCATTAAACAGTTTATTCGCCGGCACCGCCTGGAAAAGAAAGATCCGTCTGCAGCCATCAGTGAAGCAGTAAAGCCCATTGTATATTATGTTGATGGCGGCGCTCCGGAACCTATCCGCACGGCATTAATGGAGGGCACCGCCTGGTGGGCGCAGGCTTTTGAAGCCGCAGGGTTTAAAAATGCCTTCCAGGTAAAAGTGTTACCCCCTGATGCAGACCCTATGGATATTCGCTACAATGTAGTTCAATGGGTACACCGTTCTACGAGAGGATGGTCGTATGGCGGGGGCATTACAGACCCCCGCACGGGTGAGATCATTAAAGGCAAAGTAACACTTGGCTCATTGCGTGTGCGGCAGGATTTTTTAATAGCGCAGGGTCTAATAGCCGATTTTGAAGAGGGAAAGCCTTTATCACCAGCCATTATGGACCTGTGCATGGCGCGTATGCGACAGCTCGCTGCACATGAAGTAGGACATACGCTTGGCCTGCCGCATAATTATATTGCCAGTGTGATCAACCGGGCCTCTGTTATGGATTATCCCCACCCGCTGGTAAAAACAGATAAAGACGGTCACCTGGACCTGTCGGATGCATACGCAAAAGGGATCGGAGAATGGGACAAGGTAGCTATCACCCTGGCATACCGGCAGTTTACACCCGGTTCGGATGAAGCAAAAGAACTGAACAAATTAGTAAAGGATTATATGGCTGCCGGGCTGCAATTTCTTACAGACCAGGATGCACGCCCGCCCGGCAGCGCGCATCCCGGTACGCACCTGTGGGATAATGGAACAAATGCAATAGACGAACTGAACCGGGTGATGAAGATACGCGCCACGGTACTGAACACCTTTTCGGAAAAGAAGATACCTGCAGGCGCCCCCCTGGCAACACTGGAAGAAGTGCTGGTACCGATGTACCTGTTTCACCGCTACCAGGCAGAGGCTACCGCAAAAGTATTAGGAGGCGTTAGTTATACTTATGCTTTGCGGGGCGATGGTCAGACGCCCAATAGTATTGTGCCCGCAAAAGAGCAATGGCGGGCGCTGGATGCCTTACTGGCCACCTTACAGCCTGCCTCATTGTCGCTGCCTCCGGGAGTGATCGCGTTAATTCCGCCCCGGCCATTTGGTTATGCCGCCAATCCACGGGAAACATTTAAGCGGTATACGGGAATGACCTTTGATCCCCTGAGCCCTGCCGAAGCAGTAGCCGCTATGACACTCGGCCTTATCCTTCATCCGGAACGGGCTGCACGTATCGTGGGGCATCATGCCCTTTATCCCGGATTGCCGGCATTGGACAAGGTAATAGATCAGGTCGTTAATGCGACCTGGAAAGCAACTGCACAACCAGGTTATGCCGGCGAAATACAACGGGTAGTGAATTACCAGGTGCTGCAGCAGCTCATGAAATTGTGTGCCAACAAAAATGCTGCAGGCCAGGTACGGGCCATCGCTGCATTGAAGATAAAAGAACTGCAGCAATGGATGACCAGTGTACCGGCTAAAGATATTGACTGGAAAGCGCATTACCTGTTTGCTTTAACACAAATAAAAAGCTTTGAAGAGAAGCCGGATGACCTCACACTGTTCGCGCCGTTAACTGCACCGGATGGCGCGCCTATCGGTTCAGCGGAAGAAGAAATAATACATTAA
- a CDS encoding TonB-dependent receptor, with protein sequence MKQLPKLITLLLCLFFLRGSASDTVQKISLSVTEEPLEKVFQKIEKQTEFVFWYKIDKLKRAKKVSIKVTNADVNKVLDEIFRDQPFTYNIVEKTIVVTEKKAPEASFAVMRTPYVPVPVTINGTVTNPKNEPLEGVTVKVKNAAGATTTDARGAFTIRCAEDAILTFSFVGYKTSEVEVKGKASPLAIVLNMATAALSDVVVVGYGTQGKREFTGSIASISEEKVKDMPVQSFDQALAGRAPGVNITQPNGVLNNAPVIRIRGVNSISLSSYPLVVVDGIPINTGEVSSSTVVTNNPLADINPSDIETISVLKDAASTSIYGSRAAAGVLLITTKKGKTGKAKVSYQGWVGATKAIRLPELLNAQQYMEIKNEAVLNAKILSGNGNNSSVASALFFPTYREDSSIVDTKWYDEVYQTAVSHNHTANISGGSENTTYYFSMNYSDQDGFIKTNNFKRKSVRFNINHKVTDWLSMSGNVSFNNSFNASPNTGSLTGNAFQITGIARLALLSSPNVYALNPNGSYNLSTTNSLGMGNNKGVVSNFYNPLPLLDLDRYTSENDRLIGTFSATVRLMKGLEFKTSYAIDRLKVENETFNNPVHGAGFADKGTATNASSRFDSWNWINTLSWQQKLFKHHNVSLLLGYDVQKFDNARWGATRSQLSDPFFTDFQGSYGRIIPITNNLLSEKAYASIFSRFTYDYDKKYFFTINYRRDGNSALGADKKYGNFGGVSGGWALSEENFFKNLSVSSIISNARVRASWGRVGNGNLQNLYASLMLYNAALYGSAPTWNFAQAGNPDLGWETSDQTNIGLDIGLLKDRIQIEATYFNNNINGLILNAPQSPSRGIPGNAILLNVGSMYNRGIEFAINATVIRKSKYSWTTSFNVTSIKNKVTSLAEGNLDIVGTTSTAAETSNITRVGYSVGSLYGALTDGVNPATGQRVFINKKGERVQYSHAVPSGGSRWTYFDGSAAPAITAEDFYILGNALPTWYGGFNNTFTYDNFDLNVGVTFSGGNYVQNGTKATLRDQRFWNNYTGVLDRWTKAGQVTDIPRVVYGDLLSNGNSWPISANVEKGDFLKLKTVSLGYRFPATWLGNSGISGLRMYAQVLNVFIVTQYTGSDPEISSNGNSNLTPGVDKNSAPQGRTFTFGINLDF encoded by the coding sequence ATGAAGCAACTTCCAAAACTAATCACCTTGCTTTTGTGCTTATTCTTCCTGAGAGGGAGCGCCAGTGATACGGTGCAGAAGATCAGCTTATCCGTTACAGAAGAACCCCTGGAAAAGGTATTTCAGAAGATTGAAAAGCAAACAGAATTTGTTTTCTGGTACAAGATAGATAAACTAAAACGGGCTAAAAAAGTAAGTATTAAAGTAACCAATGCGGATGTAAACAAGGTATTGGACGAAATCTTCAGGGATCAGCCTTTCACCTACAACATTGTAGAAAAAACGATTGTAGTAACAGAAAAAAAAGCGCCCGAAGCATCATTTGCAGTAATGCGAACACCCTATGTTCCTGTACCTGTAACGATAAATGGTACCGTAACCAACCCTAAAAATGAGCCCCTCGAAGGCGTTACGGTAAAAGTAAAAAACGCAGCAGGCGCCACCACTACGGATGCCCGGGGAGCATTTACCATCAGATGCGCAGAAGATGCTATATTGACTTTTTCATTTGTAGGTTATAAAACCAGTGAAGTAGAGGTAAAAGGAAAAGCTTCTCCGCTGGCAATCGTATTGAACATGGCCACTGCTGCTTTAAGCGATGTGGTAGTGGTAGGATATGGCACACAGGGAAAAAGAGAGTTTACCGGGTCCATTGCTTCCATCAGTGAAGAAAAGGTAAAAGATATGCCGGTGCAAAGCTTTGACCAGGCTTTGGCAGGAAGGGCGCCGGGCGTAAATATTACCCAGCCCAACGGGGTATTGAATAATGCGCCGGTTATCCGCATCAGGGGCGTCAATTCCATTTCGCTCAGTTCCTATCCGCTGGTAGTAGTGGATGGCATTCCTATCAATACCGGTGAAGTTTCATCCAGCACGGTGGTCACCAATAATCCACTGGCCGATATCAATCCATCAGATATAGAAACGATCAGCGTATTAAAAGACGCCGCCTCTACTTCTATTTATGGATCAAGGGCTGCTGCAGGGGTATTGCTTATTACCACTAAAAAAGGTAAAACAGGAAAAGCAAAGGTGAGTTACCAGGGATGGGTAGGCGCCACCAAAGCAATACGGTTGCCGGAATTGCTGAACGCTCAGCAGTATATGGAAATTAAAAATGAAGCAGTGCTGAATGCCAAGATACTCTCCGGCAACGGCAATAATTCCAGTGTGGCGTCGGCATTGTTTTTCCCTACCTACCGGGAAGACAGCAGCATAGTAGATACAAAATGGTACGACGAAGTGTATCAAACCGCTGTATCACACAACCATACCGCCAATATATCAGGAGGTTCAGAAAACACTACCTATTATTTCTCGATGAACTATAGTGACCAGGACGGGTTTATTAAAACCAATAATTTCAAACGAAAGTCAGTACGGTTCAATATCAACCATAAGGTTACCGACTGGCTGAGCATGTCGGGTAATGTGAGCTTTAACAATAGCTTTAATGCATCCCCCAATACCGGTTCATTAACCGGCAATGCTTTCCAGATAACCGGCATTGCCCGCCTGGCCTTGTTATCATCGCCCAATGTATATGCACTCAATCCCAATGGGTCCTATAATCTAAGCACTACCAATTCACTGGGGATGGGCAATAATAAGGGCGTGGTCAGCAATTTTTATAACCCGCTGCCTTTGCTGGACCTGGACCGCTATACTTCTGAAAATGACCGGCTCATTGGTACTTTCAGCGCCACTGTAAGGCTTATGAAAGGGCTGGAATTTAAAACCAGCTATGCAATAGACCGGCTTAAGGTAGAAAATGAAACGTTTAATAACCCTGTACACGGGGCCGGATTTGCAGATAAGGGAACTGCCACGAATGCAAGCAGCCGGTTTGATAGCTGGAACTGGATCAATACCTTAAGCTGGCAGCAGAAACTCTTTAAACATCACAATGTATCATTGCTGCTGGGCTACGATGTACAAAAGTTTGACAATGCGCGGTGGGGCGCCACGCGTTCACAACTATCCGATCCGTTCTTCACTGATTTTCAAGGAAGCTATGGCCGTATTATTCCGATCACCAATAATTTGCTGAGTGAAAAGGCCTATGCTTCTATTTTCTCCCGTTTTACTTATGATTACGACAAGAAGTATTTCTTTACGATCAATTACCGGCGGGATGGGAATTCTGCGCTGGGAGCCGATAAAAAATATGGCAATTTTGGCGGGGTTTCCGGTGGATGGGCATTATCGGAAGAGAACTTCTTCAAGAACCTGTCTGTCTCCAGTATTATCAGCAATGCCAGGGTCCGGGCAAGCTGGGGAAGAGTAGGCAATGGCAACCTGCAGAACCTGTATGCCTCCTTAATGCTGTACAACGCTGCTTTGTATGGCAGCGCTCCTACCTGGAATTTTGCCCAGGCAGGTAATCCGGACCTTGGCTGGGAAACCAGCGATCAAACAAATATAGGATTGGATATAGGATTGTTGAAAGACCGGATACAGATAGAAGCTACGTATTTTAATAACAATATCAACGGGCTGATCTTAAATGCACCGCAAAGCCCGTCAAGAGGTATTCCCGGCAATGCCATCCTGCTGAATGTAGGCTCCATGTACAACCGCGGGATTGAATTTGCCATAAATGCTACCGTTATCAGGAAAAGCAAATATTCATGGACCACTTCATTTAATGTCACCTCTATTAAAAACAAGGTTACGTCGCTGGCAGAAGGCAACCTGGATATTGTGGGCACTACCAGTACGGCGGCAGAAACTTCCAATATTACCCGGGTAGGTTATTCCGTAGGCAGCCTGTACGGCGCGCTCACAGACGGTGTAAATCCTGCTACCGGTCAGCGGGTGTTCATTAATAAAAAAGGAGAGCGTGTTCAATATAGTCATGCAGTGCCTTCAGGCGGCAGCCGCTGGACGTATTTTGACGGAAGCGCAGCGCCTGCCATTACCGCGGAAGATTTTTATATACTGGGCAATGCATTGCCCACCTGGTATGGCGGCTTTAATAACACTTTCACTTATGACAATTTTGATTTGAATGTAGGCGTCACTTTCTCCGGCGGCAATTATGTACAGAACGGAACGAAAGCCACTTTGCGTGATCAGCGTTTCTGGAATAATTATACCGGTGTATTGGACCGGTGGACGAAAGCAGGCCAGGTAACCGATATTCCCCGTGTAGTGTATGGCGATCTGTTATCAAATGGTAACTCCTGGCCTATTTCGGCCAATGTGGAGAAAGGAGATTTTCTCAAACTGAAAACAGTGTCCTTAGGTTATAGGTTCCCTGCAACATGGCTGGGCAATTCCGGTATCAGCGGTTTACGGATGTATGCACAGGTATTGAATGTTTTTATCGTTACCCAATATACCGGGTCGGACCCTGAAATATCTTCCAACGGTAATTCCAATCTTACGCCTGGCGTAGATAAGAATTCAGCCCCCCAGGGCAGAACATTCACATTTGGTATCAACCTGGATTTCTAA
- a CDS encoding FecR family protein, with protein MITEELLKKYLSGNCTAAEQQQIAEWYASFDSQPPYFEDDKSPEAKALKERTKATIQSIIASHTLPDTDTPATLSVNISSRDKVRKSMFIYAGMAAAVLIVLMAGIYWVFFNRVSSQKEIAQKASSSSEAVVITPGANKAMLTLADGSVIVLDSAQNGVLVEQGNTNVIKNSNGELVYKTVGNKHPGNYRDAVTYNMLSTPRGGQFMLTLPDKSKVWLNAASSIKYPTVFAGNERRVEITGEAYFEIEKDPNKPFRVDILLPTGKGGSVEVLGTHFNINAYNDESSIKTTLLEGKVKVTPTIGSQLAARSSKLLSPGQQAQLNSHDEIKVVNNADIEATMAWKNGLFQFDDVTIQAVLNQVARWYDVEVVYERDVSKDRFRGKIYRNTDIAKLLKILELSGAHFKIEGKRIIVQ; from the coding sequence ATGATCACGGAAGAACTGTTGAAAAAGTATCTATCAGGAAACTGCACTGCAGCCGAACAGCAGCAGATAGCGGAATGGTATGCTTCCTTTGATAGTCAGCCACCTTATTTTGAGGATGATAAAAGCCCGGAAGCCAAAGCCCTAAAAGAGAGAACAAAAGCAACCATCCAATCAATCATTGCCAGCCATACTTTGCCCGATACAGATACGCCTGCAACGTTATCGGTTAATATTAGCAGCAGGGATAAGGTGCGTAAGAGCATGTTTATTTATGCGGGTATGGCAGCAGCCGTTCTTATTGTATTAATGGCCGGCATTTATTGGGTATTCTTCAACAGGGTATCCTCTCAAAAAGAGATTGCACAAAAGGCATCCTCCTCCAGTGAGGCCGTTGTTATAACACCAGGCGCCAATAAAGCCATGTTGACCCTGGCCGATGGATCGGTCATTGTGCTGGACAGTGCCCAAAATGGCGTATTGGTGGAACAGGGAAATACGAATGTTATCAAAAACAGTAATGGCGAGCTCGTTTATAAAACAGTAGGCAATAAACATCCTGGCAACTATCGGGACGCAGTTACCTATAATATGTTATCAACGCCAAGGGGCGGGCAATTTATGCTGACGTTACCCGACAAGAGCAAGGTATGGTTGAATGCGGCTTCCTCCATTAAGTACCCCACCGTATTTGCAGGCAATGAGAGAAGGGTGGAAATAACCGGCGAAGCATATTTTGAAATTGAGAAAGACCCGAATAAACCGTTCCGGGTGGATATTCTTTTGCCAACCGGCAAAGGAGGTAGCGTTGAAGTATTAGGCACACATTTTAATATCAATGCCTATAACGATGAATCATCCATAAAGACCACTTTATTAGAAGGAAAAGTGAAAGTAACGCCAACTATTGGCTCGCAGCTCGCAGCTCGTAGCTCAAAGCTTCTTTCTCCCGGGCAGCAGGCACAATTGAACAGCCATGACGAAATAAAGGTTGTAAACAACGCTGACATAGAAGCTACCATGGCCTGGAAAAACGGGTTGTTCCAATTCGATGACGTTACTATCCAGGCCGTTCTGAACCAGGTAGCCCGGTGGTACGATGTAGAAGTAGTTTATGAACGCGATGTATCAAAGGACCGTTTCAGAGGAAAGATCTATCGCAATACAGATATAGCCAAACTGCTTAAGATACTCGAATTAAGCGGCGCACATTTTAAGATAGAAGGCAAAAGAATTATTGTACAATAA
- a CDS encoding VOC family protein yields the protein MKQNAQKLATCLWFNNNAEEAVDCYESIFKNNLKRSDILRWGDAGGVSKGSVLTSSFYLYGQEFIALNGGPEFKFTEAVSICVNCDTQEEIDELWEKLSAGGEKSMCGWLKDKFGLSWQVTPPVLVEMLLDKDQKKADSVMKAMMQMNKIDIKKLQEAYNAA from the coding sequence ATGAAACAAAACGCACAAAAACTGGCCACCTGTCTGTGGTTTAACAACAATGCTGAAGAAGCTGTTGATTGTTATGAATCTATTTTTAAAAACAATTTAAAAAGAAGCGATATCCTTCGTTGGGGTGATGCCGGTGGGGTTTCCAAAGGCTCTGTTTTGACTTCCTCCTTTTACCTGTACGGCCAGGAGTTCATTGCCCTGAATGGCGGCCCTGAATTCAAATTCACGGAGGCGGTTTCCATCTGTGTGAATTGCGATACACAGGAAGAAATTGATGAGTTGTGGGAGAAGCTGTCTGCAGGCGGAGAGAAAAGCATGTGCGGCTGGCTGAAAGACAAATTCGGTTTATCCTGGCAGGTCACACCTCCTGTACTGGTTGAAATGCTTCTGGACAAGGACCAGAAGAAAGCCGATAGTGTGATGAAAGCTATGATGCAGATGAATAAGATCGATATTAAAAAGTTGCAGGAAGCTTATAATGCGGCATAA